Proteins from a single region of Gemmatimonas sp. UBA7669:
- a CDS encoding type VI secretion system accessory protein TagJ — protein MSVQSLFAAGRLKDAIDALGQELRSHPTDPARRAFLFELCTFAGEWEKAGRQLDVIAQAGEKAEAGTLLYRAAIMAERVREHMFDTGDFPTGDVPDTISGTLNGQPFSSIRDADPRIGARLEIMAGGRYLWIPFAHLAGVTMQAPARLRDLHWAPAHVAVGPGIRDQELGEVLLPALTPAAWRHSDDEIRLGRATDWEELPSGDFAPVGQKVLIVDDRHVPLLDVRELRFSTT, from the coding sequence ATGTCCGTTCAATCCCTCTTCGCTGCCGGCCGTCTCAAGGACGCCATCGACGCCCTCGGTCAGGAACTGCGCAGTCACCCCACTGACCCGGCACGCCGCGCCTTCCTCTTCGAACTCTGCACCTTTGCCGGTGAGTGGGAGAAGGCTGGGCGACAGCTCGATGTCATTGCGCAGGCCGGCGAAAAAGCCGAAGCCGGCACACTGCTCTATCGGGCCGCGATCATGGCCGAACGGGTGCGCGAACACATGTTCGACACCGGCGACTTCCCCACCGGCGACGTACCCGACACCATCAGCGGCACACTCAACGGCCAGCCCTTCTCGTCCATCCGCGACGCAGATCCGCGCATCGGCGCGCGCCTCGAGATCATGGCCGGCGGTCGCTATCTCTGGATTCCCTTCGCACATCTTGCCGGCGTCACCATGCAGGCTCCCGCGCGGCTGCGCGATCTGCATTGGGCACCGGCTCACGTGGCCGTTGGCCCCGGCATTCGCGATCAGGAACTGGGCGAGGTGCTGTTGCCCGCGCTCACCCCGGCGGCCTGGCGCCACAGCGACGACGAAATCCGTCTCGGACGCGCCACCGACTGGGAAGAACTGCCAAGTGGCGACTTCGCACCGGTTGGCCAGAAAGTGCTGATCGTCGACGATCGCCACGTGCCGCTGCTCGACGTCCGCGAACTGCGCTTCAGTACCACCTGA
- the tssB gene encoding type VI secretion system contractile sheath small subunit yields the protein MPESTQKKLERVRPPRIQISYEVETGGAIEMKELPFLMGVLGDFSGHVTEPLPRLKDRKFAEITPDNFDDTLASMKPRLQFAVENKLSDDPDAPKLGIELNFRSMDDFAPDAVARQVKPLRELLELREELSNLRANLQTNEKLDEVLQDTLGDKDKMAKLKAELGLES from the coding sequence ATGCCTGAGAGTACCCAGAAAAAGCTGGAGCGTGTTCGTCCGCCCCGCATTCAGATCTCGTACGAAGTCGAAACCGGCGGGGCCATCGAGATGAAGGAGCTGCCCTTCCTCATGGGCGTGCTCGGCGATTTCAGCGGCCACGTCACCGAGCCGCTGCCGCGTCTCAAGGATCGCAAGTTCGCCGAGATCACGCCGGACAATTTCGACGACACGCTGGCCAGCATGAAGCCGCGCCTGCAGTTCGCCGTCGAGAACAAGCTCTCCGACGATCCCGATGCGCCCAAGCTCGGCATCGAGCTCAACTTCCGCAGCATGGATGATTTCGCACCCGACGCCGTGGCGCGGCAGGTCAAGCCGCTGCGCGAGCTGCTCGAGCTGCGCGAAGAGCTCTCGAACCTGCGCGCCAATTTGCAGACCAACGAGAAGCTCGACGAGGTGCTCCAGGACACCCTCGGCGACAAGGACAAGATGGCCAAGTTGAAGGCCGAACTCGGATTGGAGAGCTAA
- the tssK gene encoding type VI secretion system baseplate subunit TssK has product MPLTSPPARRVVWEDGMHLTPQHFQAQRRYHEDQMARALTVLHPFAYGLAALQVDHDALQNGALAVLSARGTLPDGTVFHLPDADSPPAPLDVAAHFSPTRDAHVVYLTLPPWRADSANLVDPTFGGEARFRVDEDIVVDESTGDDPVPVKFASRNFQLHFDDALPADHVLLPLLRIVRDGRGQYQLDARFVPPTLHLSASERLLSLTREIVGLVEAKGEGLAATLVQATATAAGGAAAYVGNELATRWLLHAVRSADAPLRHLLLTRRAHPEQLYTELARLAGALCTFSMSSHPRDVPRYDHDALTDTFDALERALRQHLDVVISARAVVLPLQRVSDVLHTGVLTDPRCFEPGVRWFLAVRADVGSADLIDRVQRLTKTCATKFVLELVRRAFNGLATEHVPMPPGGLAPKPDLTYFELTLAGPCAQALTESREVGVYVPDALPGAYVELALLLPS; this is encoded by the coding sequence GTGCCGCTGACGTCACCGCCCGCCCGCCGCGTGGTGTGGGAGGACGGCATGCACCTCACTCCGCAGCACTTTCAGGCCCAGCGGCGCTATCACGAAGACCAGATGGCCCGCGCGCTTACGGTGCTGCACCCTTTCGCGTATGGCCTGGCCGCGCTCCAGGTGGACCATGACGCCCTGCAGAATGGGGCGCTGGCCGTGTTGTCGGCGCGGGGCACCCTGCCCGACGGGACGGTCTTTCACCTGCCTGACGCCGACAGTCCGCCGGCGCCGCTCGATGTTGCCGCGCACTTCTCGCCCACGCGGGATGCGCACGTGGTGTATCTCACGCTGCCGCCCTGGCGCGCCGACAGCGCCAATCTGGTAGACCCGACGTTTGGCGGTGAGGCGCGATTCCGGGTGGACGAAGACATCGTCGTCGACGAGTCCACGGGCGATGACCCGGTGCCGGTCAAGTTCGCGTCCCGCAACTTTCAGTTGCACTTCGACGACGCGCTGCCTGCCGACCATGTGTTGCTGCCCTTGCTGCGCATCGTGCGCGACGGTCGCGGACAGTACCAGCTCGATGCGCGCTTTGTACCGCCCACCCTGCACCTCTCGGCGAGTGAACGACTGCTTTCACTGACGCGCGAGATCGTCGGGTTGGTGGAGGCGAAGGGTGAAGGGCTGGCCGCCACCCTGGTGCAGGCCACGGCGACAGCGGCCGGTGGAGCCGCGGCCTACGTGGGCAACGAACTGGCCACGCGCTGGCTGCTGCATGCCGTGCGTTCGGCCGATGCGCCGCTTCGTCACCTGCTGCTCACACGGCGCGCGCATCCCGAGCAGCTCTACACCGAGCTGGCGCGACTGGCCGGTGCCCTGTGCACCTTCTCCATGTCGAGCCATCCCCGTGACGTGCCACGCTACGATCACGATGCGCTGACCGACACATTCGACGCGCTCGAGCGCGCGCTGCGTCAGCATCTCGACGTGGTGATCTCGGCCCGTGCGGTGGTGCTGCCGCTGCAGCGCGTGAGTGATGTGCTGCATACCGGCGTGCTGACCGACCCGCGTTGCTTCGAGCCGGGCGTGCGATGGTTTCTCGCGGTGCGCGCCGATGTGGGCAGCGCCGACCTCATCGACCGGGTGCAGCGCCTGACCAAGACCTGCGCCACCAAGTTCGTGCTGGAGCTCGTGCGCCGCGCCTTCAATGGTCTGGCCACCGAGCATGTGCCGATGCCGCCAGGCGGCCTCGCACCAAAGCCCGACCTGACCTACTTCGAATTGACGCTCGCCGGGCCCTGCGCCCAGGCACTCACCGAAAGTCGGGAAGTGGGCGTGTATGTCCCCGACGCCTTGCCTGGTGCGTACGTCGAACTGGCGCTGCTGCTGCCTTCCTGA
- a CDS encoding DotU family type IV/VI secretion system protein, which yields MTLPSAMATGRLAAALQEPLTAVVRLRAERQQVPDGAAFRAQMMQLLARAEQDALAMGFSTQDARLAIFAVVAFLDETVLNARMATLADWARRPLQDELFGGHMGGEWFFQHIDQLFARPDGAELAALLEVYQLCLLLGFRGKFGAGDHGTLHAYTTRVAERLARLRQHDGDLAPAWRPPQDAVDARDPWLRPLGIGALTTVVLLLALWGTYAWSLRRGTEDVRALAPASTTALR from the coding sequence GTGACACTCCCTTCCGCCATGGCGACCGGACGCCTGGCTGCCGCGCTGCAGGAACCGCTGACCGCCGTGGTGCGATTGCGCGCCGAACGCCAGCAGGTCCCCGACGGCGCCGCGTTTCGTGCGCAGATGATGCAGTTGCTCGCGCGCGCCGAACAGGATGCGTTGGCCATGGGATTCAGTACCCAGGACGCGCGACTGGCCATCTTCGCGGTGGTGGCCTTTCTCGACGAAACCGTATTGAACGCGCGAATGGCCACGCTGGCTGATTGGGCGCGTCGCCCGTTGCAGGACGAACTCTTCGGCGGCCACATGGGCGGCGAGTGGTTCTTCCAGCACATCGATCAGTTGTTTGCGAGGCCCGACGGCGCAGAGCTGGCCGCGTTGCTGGAGGTCTATCAGCTCTGCCTGCTGTTGGGCTTTCGCGGCAAGTTTGGCGCGGGCGACCACGGCACGCTGCACGCCTACACCACGCGCGTGGCGGAACGCCTGGCACGACTCAGGCAGCACGATGGGGATCTGGCGCCGGCCTGGCGTCCTCCGCAAGACGCTGTCGATGCGCGCGACCCGTGGCTGCGGCCCTTGGGCATTGGGGCACTGACCACGGTGGTGCTGCTGTTGGCTCTGTGGGGCACCTATGCGTGGTCGCTGCGCCGTGGCACCGAGGACGTGCGCGCCCTCGCGCCCGCGTCGACGACCGCTCTCCGCTAA
- a CDS encoding type VI secretion system tube protein Hcp has translation MAIYLKFDKEIKGEVTAEGFPGQIQVGSVQWGVGIGVSSVTGNANREASIPSFSEVTITKTTDISSTPLFKETCGRENFTSATLSFTTTAKGNSNLVFLEIKLENVIISGYSMSSGGEGRPTESLSLNYTKITMKYMLDEKGTLAAKAPEVAWDLATNKA, from the coding sequence ATGGCGATCTATCTGAAGTTCGACAAGGAAATCAAGGGTGAGGTTACCGCGGAAGGATTCCCGGGCCAGATCCAGGTTGGTTCGGTGCAGTGGGGCGTCGGCATTGGCGTGTCGTCGGTCACCGGCAACGCCAATCGCGAAGCGTCCATTCCGAGCTTCTCGGAAGTCACCATCACCAAGACCACGGACATCTCGTCCACGCCGCTGTTCAAGGAAACCTGCGGCCGCGAGAACTTCACCTCCGCCACGCTCAGCTTCACCACCACGGCGAAGGGCAATTCCAATCTCGTCTTCCTCGAGATCAAGCTCGAGAACGTGATCATCTCCGGCTACTCGATGTCCTCGGGCGGCGAAGGCCGTCCCACCGAGTCGCTGTCGCTGAACTACACGAAGATCACGATGAAGTACATGCTCGACGAGAAGGGCACCCTCGCCGCCAAGGCGCCCGAGGTCGCGTGGGACCTGGCCACCAACAAGGCCTGA
- the tssC gene encoding type VI secretion system contractile sheath large subunit, with the protein MADAQQQAAQAVTTDAELSLLDQIVEQGKMGKDAEAKSKGKDLVKRFVSEVLEGAITINRDTETMINARIAQIDHLLSLQLNEILHHPEFQKLEGSWRGLQYLMKQSETGTMLKIKVLNVSKKDLLRDLQRAPEFDQSALFKKIYEEEYGVFGGTPFGAMVGDYYFDKSGQDIELLEKISNVAAAAHAPFISAADPTMLSLESWSELDNPRDLAKIFDSTEYAKWKGFRNTEDSRYVALTAPRMLAREPYGSATVPIEAFNYEERVDGTNHDHYCWTNSAYAMAANVNKAFAMYGWCASIRGVESGGLVEQLPVHNFRTESGEIAMKCPTEVQITDRREKELADLGFAPLVHQKGTANAAFFSVQSAQKPKVYDDPAASSSSRMSAQLPYIFATSRFAHYLKVMMRDKIGGYTSKDQIHGFLNRWIQNYVAAAGSSPSVMQKKPLSDARIDVVEVAGKPGAYRAVAFLKPHYQLDELGVSMRLVADLPQPAK; encoded by the coding sequence GTGGCTGACGCACAGCAGCAGGCGGCACAGGCCGTCACGACCGACGCCGAGCTTTCGCTGCTCGACCAGATCGTCGAGCAGGGCAAGATGGGCAAGGATGCCGAAGCGAAGAGCAAGGGCAAGGACCTTGTCAAGCGCTTCGTCAGTGAGGTGCTCGAAGGCGCCATCACCATCAATCGCGACACGGAAACGATGATCAATGCGCGCATCGCGCAGATCGACCATCTCCTGTCGCTGCAGCTCAACGAGATCCTGCACCACCCGGAGTTCCAGAAGCTCGAGGGCTCCTGGCGCGGCCTGCAGTATCTCATGAAGCAGAGCGAGACGGGCACCATGCTCAAGATCAAGGTGCTGAACGTCTCCAAGAAGGATCTGTTGCGCGATCTGCAGCGCGCGCCCGAGTTCGACCAGAGCGCGTTGTTCAAGAAGATCTACGAGGAAGAGTACGGCGTCTTCGGTGGTACGCCCTTCGGTGCCATGGTGGGCGACTACTACTTCGACAAGAGCGGTCAGGACATCGAGCTGCTTGAGAAGATCTCCAACGTGGCCGCGGCCGCGCACGCGCCGTTCATCAGTGCGGCCGACCCCACCATGCTCAGCCTCGAGAGCTGGTCCGAGCTGGACAACCCGCGCGACCTCGCCAAGATCTTCGACAGCACCGAGTACGCGAAGTGGAAGGGCTTCCGCAACACCGAGGACTCACGCTACGTCGCGCTCACGGCGCCGCGCATGCTGGCGCGTGAGCCCTACGGCAGCGCCACGGTGCCCATCGAGGCCTTCAACTACGAAGAGCGCGTCGACGGTACCAACCACGATCACTACTGCTGGACCAACTCGGCCTACGCCATGGCGGCCAACGTCAACAAGGCGTTTGCCATGTACGGCTGGTGCGCGTCCATCCGCGGCGTGGAGAGCGGCGGCCTGGTCGAGCAGCTCCCGGTGCACAACTTCCGCACCGAGTCCGGCGAAATCGCGATGAAGTGCCCCACCGAAGTGCAGATCACCGATCGCCGCGAAAAGGAACTCGCCGACCTCGGCTTTGCGCCGCTCGTGCACCAGAAGGGCACGGCCAACGCCGCCTTCTTCTCCGTGCAGTCGGCACAGAAGCCCAAGGTCTACGACGACCCGGCCGCGTCCTCGAGCTCGCGCATGTCGGCGCAGTTGCCCTACATCTTCGCCACCTCGCGCTTCGCGCATTACCTCAAGGTGATGATGCGCGACAAGATCGGCGGCTACACGTCCAAGGATCAGATCCACGGATTCCTCAACCGCTGGATCCAGAACTACGTCGCCGCCGCGGGTTCGAGCCCGAGCGTCATGCAGAAGAAGCCACTCTCCGATGCCCGCATCGATGTCGTGGAAGTGGCCGGCAAGCCCGGCGCCTATCGCGCCGTGGCCTTCCTCAAGCCGCACTACCAGCTCGACGAACTGGGCGTCTCCATGCGCCTCGTGGCCGATCTGCCGCAGCCGGCCAAGTAA
- the tssE gene encoding type VI secretion system baseplate subunit TssE, with the protein MARTELDRAVLGSVLDRLTDDAPREPSDPHLSREESARRFRQSVLRDLDWLLNTRRTAVVADREGEVHESVYEFGLRDFSGLSTSTADWRQRLLDDVQDAIRRFEPRLANVNVELSDASANPATHQVRFVISATLLMDPSPEQVVFDTLLEVASGTYQVESQD; encoded by the coding sequence ATGGCCCGCACGGAGCTTGATCGCGCCGTTCTCGGTTCGGTGCTCGACCGCCTCACCGACGACGCCCCACGCGAACCCTCCGATCCGCACCTCTCACGCGAGGAGTCGGCGCGGCGCTTCCGACAGTCGGTACTGAGAGATCTCGACTGGCTGCTCAACACGCGCCGCACGGCCGTGGTGGCGGACCGCGAGGGCGAAGTGCACGAGTCGGTCTATGAGTTCGGGCTGCGCGATTTCTCCGGACTCTCCACGTCAACGGCCGATTGGCGCCAACGCCTGCTCGACGACGTGCAGGACGCCATTCGTCGCTTCGAACCCCGTCTTGCCAACGTCAACGTGGAACTCAGTGATGCCAGCGCCAATCCGGCCACGCATCAAGTACGCTTCGTGATCTCGGCCACCCTGCTCATGGATCCGAGCCCGGAACAGGTCGTGTTCGACACGCTGCTCGAGGTGGCGAGTGGCACGTACCAGGTGGAAAGTCAGGACTAG
- the tssK gene encoding type VI secretion system baseplate subunit TssK produces MRHTPPVLWTKGTLLTPHHLQAQDRHHEDALAFQVGALAFCPWGLSAVQFDLDALPGGTLVVHAVAGRFPDGLLFDAPLAGPTPPPRSVDSIFAPDQRYLQVFIAVPEYRPGARNVAPLGDALPTRWQAAEHLVRDETTGLTERPIQVAPPSLRLIVEGESLEGYTTMPIARLERSSTGEIGLDRSYVPPLLDVAANEWLVALARRLVERLSARSAALSGSRRQRNQDLADFSVADVGSFWLLYTINTHLPIIRHLQEVRRGHPAQLWEAMLALVGALSAFAPQADARTLPTYDHLRLGDGFAELERRLYALLDGAVVDSAVSLPLKAVRPTLHAVALDQPQWLEAPQWFLAVSAPLRQQELIPKVLQGCKVGSADVVDTLIRQALPGIELAHVSAPPPAVPVKLDFQYFAIRKAGAAWDAIARARNLAVYVPAELVDARFELVIVLR; encoded by the coding sequence ATGCGTCATACACCACCCGTGCTCTGGACCAAGGGGACACTGCTGACCCCGCATCACCTGCAGGCGCAGGATCGGCATCATGAAGACGCGCTCGCGTTTCAGGTGGGTGCCCTGGCCTTCTGCCCGTGGGGCCTGAGTGCGGTGCAGTTCGATCTCGACGCGCTGCCGGGCGGCACCCTGGTAGTCCATGCCGTGGCCGGTCGTTTTCCCGACGGGCTGCTGTTCGATGCGCCGCTGGCCGGTCCAACCCCACCACCGCGCAGCGTGGACTCGATCTTTGCGCCGGATCAACGTTATCTGCAGGTGTTCATCGCCGTGCCCGAGTACCGGCCCGGCGCCCGCAATGTGGCACCATTGGGTGATGCGCTCCCCACGCGGTGGCAGGCGGCCGAGCATCTGGTGCGCGACGAGACCACCGGTCTGACGGAGCGGCCCATCCAGGTGGCGCCGCCCAGTTTGCGCCTGATTGTGGAGGGGGAGAGCCTTGAGGGCTACACGACCATGCCCATTGCCCGGCTCGAGCGATCGTCGACCGGTGAGATCGGCCTTGATCGCAGCTACGTGCCCCCTCTGCTCGACGTGGCCGCCAACGAGTGGCTCGTCGCGCTGGCCCGGCGTCTGGTGGAACGGCTGTCGGCGCGTAGCGCCGCCCTGTCGGGCAGTCGCCGTCAGCGCAATCAGGATCTGGCCGACTTCTCCGTGGCCGACGTGGGCAGCTTCTGGCTGCTGTACACGATCAACACGCACCTGCCCATTATCCGCCACCTGCAGGAGGTGCGGCGCGGACATCCGGCGCAGTTGTGGGAGGCCATGTTGGCGCTGGTGGGTGCCCTCTCGGCGTTCGCGCCCCAGGCCGATGCGCGCACCTTACCCACCTACGACCACCTGCGGCTGGGTGACGGGTTTGCGGAGCTCGAGCGTCGGCTCTACGCCCTGCTCGACGGCGCGGTGGTGGACAGTGCGGTGTCGCTGCCGCTCAAGGCGGTCCGGCCCACCCTGCACGCCGTGGCGCTCGATCAGCCGCAGTGGCTGGAGGCGCCGCAGTGGTTTCTGGCCGTGTCGGCGCCCCTTCGGCAGCAGGAGCTGATTCCCAAGGTGCTGCAGGGTTGCAAGGTGGGGTCGGCCGATGTGGTTGACACCCTGATCCGCCAGGCGCTGCCGGGTATCGAGCTGGCGCACGTGTCCGCGCCGCCTCCGGCCGTCCCGGTGAAGCTGGACTTCCAATACTTCGCCATCCGCAAGGCTGGCGCGGCCTGGGACGCCATTGCGCGGGCGCGCAATCTGGCGGTGTATGTGCCGGCCGAGTTGGTGGACGCGCGCTTTGAGCTGGTGATCGTGTTGCGCTAG
- the tssA gene encoding type VI secretion system protein TssA encodes MPINAELVSSCLAPISPDAPAGADLRYDTRLDAIKEARREENLPGAERKVADWASVVAQCSALLQKETKDLQLAAWLSEALMRRQGFGGLHTGVAITRGLIEQFWDNVFPLPEDGDLELRVGPLEWMGSKLAIPVRLTPVVGRFSAADLESVRGIPTELEAKGDSDARAARESAIEEGRLTPEDFEADTAALTKVNLRVTLADIDAALAEIVALEKISDEKFGRDAPSFGSLRTALDEPRRAVQALLAQKLELDPDPVEEISAEGDGSGSDAGEADGPLSPEPTSARDAAQRIGVVARWLRQHNRTNPAPYLLLRGFRWGELLAQAPELDPRLLEAPPTALRTKLRTLYLDAKWPELLEQGESLMATAAGRGWLDLQRYVLTAAVNLGSEYHAVTVALRQELRALLRALPNLPRMTLMDETPTANDETRAWIAEEVMPEDDSTSGADAASADGDLLPSDGAELVAAALVEDLATAQQGGLARARTVHPATRSGPDVFGSAMSEVRAGRPHRAIELLTAELNRDPSPRGRFLRQTQIAYVMVEAGLFDVAEPILQQLIEQIDEQKLERWESGPLVAQPMALMHRVLEKTQSNSSEQERLYLRVCRLDPIQALALKAG; translated from the coding sequence ATGCCCATCAACGCCGAATTGGTCAGCTCCTGTCTCGCGCCCATTTCGCCGGACGCACCGGCCGGGGCCGATCTGCGCTACGACACGCGCCTCGACGCCATCAAGGAAGCCCGTCGCGAGGAGAATCTGCCCGGTGCGGAGCGCAAGGTCGCCGACTGGGCCAGTGTGGTTGCCCAGTGCTCCGCCCTGCTGCAGAAGGAAACCAAGGATCTGCAGCTCGCCGCCTGGCTCAGCGAAGCCCTCATGCGCCGTCAGGGCTTCGGCGGACTGCACACCGGGGTCGCCATCACGCGTGGTCTCATCGAGCAGTTCTGGGACAACGTCTTCCCGTTGCCGGAGGACGGCGACCTTGAGCTGCGCGTCGGTCCGCTGGAGTGGATGGGCAGCAAGCTGGCCATACCCGTCCGACTGACCCCGGTGGTCGGGCGCTTCTCGGCCGCCGACCTCGAGTCCGTGCGTGGCATACCGACCGAGCTCGAAGCCAAGGGCGACAGCGACGCGCGCGCCGCCCGCGAGTCGGCCATTGAAGAGGGCCGGCTCACCCCCGAAGATTTCGAGGCCGACACGGCGGCGCTCACCAAGGTGAACCTGCGGGTGACCCTGGCGGACATCGATGCGGCGCTGGCCGAAATCGTGGCGCTGGAAAAGATCAGCGACGAAAAGTTCGGGCGCGATGCGCCGTCGTTCGGTTCGCTGCGCACGGCGCTCGATGAACCGCGTCGTGCGGTGCAAGCGTTGCTCGCCCAGAAGCTCGAGCTCGACCCCGATCCGGTGGAGGAGATCTCCGCCGAGGGCGATGGCTCGGGCAGCGACGCCGGTGAAGCGGATGGACCGCTGTCTCCCGAACCGACCAGCGCCCGCGATGCCGCCCAACGCATCGGGGTGGTGGCACGCTGGCTGCGCCAGCACAACCGCACCAACCCCGCACCGTACCTGTTGCTGCGCGGGTTTCGCTGGGGCGAGTTGCTGGCCCAGGCGCCCGAACTCGACCCGCGATTGCTCGAAGCGCCGCCCACGGCGCTTCGCACCAAGCTGCGCACGCTCTATCTCGACGCCAAATGGCCGGAGCTGCTTGAGCAGGGCGAGTCGCTCATGGCCACCGCCGCCGGACGCGGTTGGCTCGACCTGCAACGCTACGTGCTCACCGCCGCCGTCAATCTCGGCAGTGAATACCACGCGGTCACCGTGGCCCTGCGACAGGAATTGCGAGCACTCCTGCGCGCCCTCCCCAACCTGCCACGCATGACGCTCATGGACGAGACGCCCACCGCCAACGACGAAACGCGGGCCTGGATTGCAGAGGAGGTCATGCCCGAAGACGACAGCACGTCGGGCGCCGACGCCGCTTCGGCCGATGGCGACTTGCTGCCCTCGGATGGCGCCGAACTCGTGGCGGCCGCCCTCGTGGAAGATCTGGCCACCGCCCAGCAGGGCGGACTGGCGCGCGCACGCACGGTGCATCCGGCGACGCGCAGCGGACCCGATGTCTTCGGCTCCGCCATGTCCGAGGTGCGCGCCGGTCGTCCACACCGCGCCATCGAACTGCTGACCGCGGAGCTCAACCGCGATCCGTCGCCACGCGGCCGCTTCCTCCGCCAGACACAGATTGCCTACGTCATGGTCGAGGCGGGGCTCTTCGATGTCGCGGAGCCCATCCTGCAGCAGCTCATCGAGCAGATCGACGAGCAGAAGCTGGAGCGCTGGGAAAGCGGACCGTTGGTCGCGCAGCCGATGGCACTCATGCATCGCGTGCTCGAGAAAACGCAAAGCAACAGCTCCGAGCAGGAACGACTGTACCTGCGCGTCTGTCGCCTCGACCCCATTCAGGCGCTCGCGCTCAAGGCGGGATGA